In the genome of Mucilaginibacter sp. 14171R-50, the window TCGGTGAGATCGCAAAATCTGTAGGCATCTATTTAGGCATCCCGTTCGCTGCCGGTGTCATCAGCCGTTATGCGCTCATCAAGGTCAAAGGTGAAACCTGGTTCAATACCAAATATGTCCCATTCATATCACCCATTACTTTGATCGCTTTACTGTTCACCATTATTGTGATGTTCAGCCTGAAAGGCAACCTGATCGTACAGATACCATTCGATGTAGTGCGTATTGCTATCCCGCTGGTGATCTACTTTACCATCATGTTCATCGCCAGCTTCTTTATTGGCAAGTCCTTTGGTGCAGATTACAGCCGCAGTACTTCTATTGCTTTTACCGCTACCGGTAACAACTTTGAACTGGCCATTGCCGTTGCCATCGGTGTATTCGGTATCAACTCGGGCGAAGCCTTCGCCGGGGTGATTGGCCCGCTGGTGGAAGTACCTGCGCTGATCGCACTGGTCAACCTCGCTTTCTGGTTCCGCAAGAAATACTACGCCAACAAAACTACCATAACGACTACCTGAATATGAAACTCGCCTTATTCTCTGATATCCACGCCAACTTGCCTGCATTGGAAGCCTTTTTTGCCGATGTGGAAACCCGTAAACCCGATGCCATCTATTGCCTGGGCGACCTGGTAGGTTACAACATCTGGCCCAACGAAGTGATCGACGAAATACGGAAACGCGGCATTCCCTGCATTACCGGCAACTATGACTTTGGTATTGGCCGTCACAGCGATGATTGCGGCTGCGCCTATAAAACCGACGAAGAAAAAGCGATGGGTAAAATATCCATTAGCTATACCAACGAGATCGTTAATGACGAGCAGCGGGCTTACCTGCGTACCTTACCGGCACATATCCGTTTGGAGTTTCAATTGAATAACGATAAGCTGAATGTATTGCTGGTACACGGCAGCCCGCGCAAGGTGAATGAATACCTGTTTGAGGATCGTGACGAAAAAAGCATGCTGCGCATCATGGAACAGGCTGATGCCGATGTCCTATGCTTTGGCCATACACATCAGCCGTATCACCGTATACTATCTGCAAATGAGCAGTTCTACCATGCCATTAATATCGGTTCAGTCGGCAAGCCGAAAGACAAAGACCCAAGAGGCGGTTATGTGTTATTGCACATTGCGGAAAACAGTTCCAAAACCGATAAAGAGAGTATCAAAGCCGAGTTTATCCGTTTCGATTATGACATCGAAAAGGCAGCCAAAGCGGTCGAGGATAGCCCGCTGCCCAATGAATATGCAGACATGTTAAGGAACGGCTAAGATGAGAATTGCACTTTTTTCTGATATACACGCCAACCTGCCTGCCTTCGAGGCCTTCCTTGCCAGTCTTGACGAACAAAAGCCGGACGCGGTTTATTGCCTGGGCGACCTGATCGGCTATAATATCTGGCCGAATGAAATTATTGCTGAAGTTCGCAAACGCGGCATCGCTACGTTGAAAGGCAATCATGATGAAAAGATAAAGGGCTTTGCTTATGAGTTGGTAACGGCTGATAACCGGGCCTACCTTGATACCTTACCTGCGCATATCCGCCTGGAGTACGCTGACTTTCAAATCCTGCTGGTACACGGCAGCCCGCGTAAAATCGATGAGTACGTTTTGGAAGATATGCCCGAAGATGAGGTCATTCAAATGATGGATGAAGCAAAAGCGGATATCCTTTGCGCGGCTCACTCACATTTACCCTATCACCGCATCATTGGTAATAAGCAGGTGATCAATACCGGTTCGGTCGGTAAGCCTAAAGACGGCGACCCGCGGGGTGGTTATGTGATACTGACCATTGGAACTGATATAACAGCCGGGTTTATCCGCTTTGACTATGATATCGAAAAGGCCGCTGATGCAGTTCTCAATAGCCCGTTGCCGGATGAGTTAGCAGAAAGGCTTCGAAAAAGTTTTTAAGATCAGCATTTTACTTATTCTGAAAACTGTCTTATTTAAACAAAACCATAAAAAATTAATATCCGACTCGGATTGAGTCGGAGGAAATAATTCCTAAAGTCCTGCAACTTTGGATCAGTTTACATCAAACGATAGGAATTATGGCAGCAGAAATCATAACCAAAGAAGATTTGCAGGAGTTTGGCCAGCAATTACTGAATCAGATCAAAAGCCTATTAGGACAGGCAATTGAAGAGCCCAGGAAGTGGCTGAAAAGTTACCAGGTAAAAAACATTTTAAAGATTTCCGACAACACCTTACAGACGCTGCGGGATAATGGCACCATTCCCTTCACCAAAATCGGGGGCATACTTTATTACAGCATTGATGATATTAACAAAGTATTGACGGGGGAAGTAAAAAGTAAACGAATCAAAATTAAGGCCGATCGGGCAGCATGAAGATTGGCTGACTGCCCGATCAAGCGGCGGTCAGCTTCCTGAAATCCTCATCGTCCTGAAATTTCGCAAAATCTTCTTTGAAGCTAACGCTTTCCCAGTTTCGTCTAGCACTGGCTAACCACTTGTTCAGCCATCCCAGCATTTCCCCTTTGCTTCCCGTTAGCGCGTAAGCCCTCGCCAAATCAAAGTTACTGAGGCCGGGATTTAAAGCATCTGCCTTAACCAATTCGACTATGCCTTTATCCAGTAATTCCTGCGTATCAATGCCACCGTTTCGTTTCGCCAGTTCCAGATGTAACAAGCCCAGGTTATACCACCCGTGCCCGTGAGTGGGATCGAGCTGTAAAAGTTTCTCTAATTTAGTAGCGATGGCGGTCAGCTGCCGGGTCGCTACCTCATCATCTGCTTCGTAAAGGCTTAGCGACAGTTCCGTATGCGCGGCATTATTCATTGCCTTTATGTGCGCGGCATCTAACTGTAATGCCGTTTCAAATTGCTGAAGTGCAGTTTTTAATAAATCCTGATTACCGGTTGCCTGACCTAACTGGAAGTATTTATTACCCAGGCGGTAACTGATGTCGGCGCTATTGCCATAATCCGCCCTCGCTTGTTCTAATAGTTCAATCGCCTCCTTGGATTTTTCCTCCAGCTTATTTTCTACAGCCTCTCCATATTCACCAATGAAGGTTGCCAGCGCCAAAGTTGACTCTAAACCCGGATCAAGTTTTGCGGCCATTTCATAAGCCTTAATGCCTTCGATGTATAGCTGTTCATCCGTTTCTGTCAGATTTGCCAGACGCCTGTATAACCAGCCCAGGTTTTCATATGCCAAATGATCATGCGGGTGAATCTCAATTGATTTCTGGTAGCGCTTTATACTTTCCCAAAAGCCTGTTAACTGCTTTTCTTTATCGGTTTCCTCATTGTTAAGATCTGCCAATATACGGGCTGAATTTAACCAGGCCTCATACATGTGCGGGTCAAGGGCCAAGGTTTTATCAAATAAGGCCAATACTTCGGTTTTAACTGCTGCGGTATAATTATCCTGTAATTTGGCTAACTGGATCATAGCAGTTCCCTTGTTATGATAAGCACGCGAGAAGTTGGCATCAGTAGCCAATGCGAGATCGTAGCGTTCAATAGCCGATTTCAA includes:
- a CDS encoding metallophosphoesterase, whose translation is MKLALFSDIHANLPALEAFFADVETRKPDAIYCLGDLVGYNIWPNEVIDEIRKRGIPCITGNYDFGIGRHSDDCGCAYKTDEEKAMGKISISYTNEIVNDEQRAYLRTLPAHIRLEFQLNNDKLNVLLVHGSPRKVNEYLFEDRDEKSMLRIMEQADADVLCFGHTHQPYHRILSANEQFYHAINIGSVGKPKDKDPRGGYVLLHIAENSSKTDKESIKAEFIRFDYDIEKAAKAVEDSPLPNEYADMLRNG
- a CDS encoding metallophosphoesterase yields the protein MRIALFSDIHANLPAFEAFLASLDEQKPDAVYCLGDLIGYNIWPNEIIAEVRKRGIATLKGNHDEKIKGFAYELVTADNRAYLDTLPAHIRLEYADFQILLVHGSPRKIDEYVLEDMPEDEVIQMMDEAKADILCAAHSHLPYHRIIGNKQVINTGSVGKPKDGDPRGGYVILTIGTDITAGFIRFDYDIEKAADAVLNSPLPDELAERLRKSF
- a CDS encoding helix-turn-helix domain-containing protein, encoding MAAEIITKEDLQEFGQQLLNQIKSLLGQAIEEPRKWLKSYQVKNILKISDNTLQTLRDNGTIPFTKIGGILYYSIDDINKVLTGEVKSKRIKIKADRAA
- a CDS encoding lipopolysaccharide assembly protein LapB — protein: MEQADLLAELHRLFANAKNIDEFEFVNILIGFRGMGDQRALTHLHESRAYIADMKARYLATENLHSKARLGLHIYCHIFEMDELYNILGNLLRITVNQQLRYLPDLYTGREDYFTPTEKFLKLRALAEQSRFNAFIDDLEGLYFNEIRNGFVHSAYSLIEDDFILVRGNGVPINGTRHQSVSITQFLLPLIDRAIDFIDHFFKLIDDSKLAYTQNKVVQARMPDLQPVVILGDPETGLIGFQTFVGSWIKIQPGYGSTQFAQAMNIRFTSHIDHPELGERLEAYVEKLTPHGKDFNAVRDEVLATGDASLLKNLAMVYYNFGNNAAATKEGRPLRQQEAILKSAIERYDLALATDANFSRAYHNKGTAMIQLAKLQDNYTAAVKTEVLALFDKTLALDPHMYEAWLNSARILADLNNEETDKEKQLTGFWESIKRYQKSIEIHPHDHLAYENLGWLYRRLANLTETDEQLYIEGIKAYEMAAKLDPGLESTLALATFIGEYGEAVENKLEEKSKEAIELLEQARADYGNSADISYRLGNKYFQLGQATGNQDLLKTALQQFETALQLDAAHIKAMNNAAHTELSLSLYEADDEVATRQLTAIATKLEKLLQLDPTHGHGWYNLGLLHLELAKRNGGIDTQELLDKGIVELVKADALNPGLSNFDLARAYALTGSKGEMLGWLNKWLASARRNWESVSFKEDFAKFQDDEDFRKLTAA